A single region of the Nocardioides sp. W7 genome encodes:
- a CDS encoding YfjP family GTPase → MTSLLEGAKQLVTRGTDIGARIEGLESAADAASGRLDDALVTEARGVAERSAGRLKLSAEHTVVAIAGATGSGKSSTFNALTGLELSAVGVRRPTTSWATACVWGSDGARELLEWLGIPDRHQTTRDSMLDTRREDNSLDGVVLLDLPDHDSTEVSHHLEVDRLVALADLLVWVLDPQKYADAAIHDRYLEPLKTHDEVMVVVLNHIDSVPVERRQSMIDDVRRLLDNDGLAKVPVIAISAREGIGLDELRAEIGRRVTEKKMTRTRLEADLRAAAARLDEASGSGAPRTLPAARTASFEEALGEAAGVPTIVDAVERSTRIRATRATGWPAVSWISGLRGDPLKKLELDVGDSAGQLAGRSTVAPTSVSVQRARVDTEVRAFADDASEGLGAPWAAAVQRVAVSRIPELGDRLDSALAATDLGGNRLPGWVGLVRVLQWLLLLGAIGCGVWAVLAAADVTAAAPEIGGLSVPLVAAVACLVVGIVLALVCRGAVAGAARERAETVRKRLETSISEVATELVVRPVEQELAAYGALRSGLDQALK, encoded by the coding sequence ATGACGTCCTTGCTGGAGGGGGCCAAGCAGCTGGTCACCCGGGGCACCGACATCGGCGCCCGGATCGAGGGTCTCGAGTCGGCGGCCGACGCTGCGTCGGGCCGGCTCGACGACGCGCTGGTGACCGAGGCCCGCGGCGTGGCCGAGCGCTCCGCCGGACGGCTGAAGCTGTCCGCCGAGCACACCGTCGTCGCCATCGCGGGCGCGACGGGCTCCGGGAAGTCCTCGACGTTCAACGCGCTGACCGGCCTGGAGCTGTCGGCGGTCGGCGTACGCCGCCCGACCACCTCGTGGGCGACCGCGTGCGTGTGGGGCAGCGACGGTGCCCGGGAGCTCCTCGAGTGGCTCGGCATCCCCGACCGGCACCAGACCACCCGCGACTCCATGCTCGACACCCGCCGCGAGGACAACAGCCTCGACGGCGTGGTCCTGCTCGACCTGCCCGACCACGACTCGACCGAGGTGTCCCACCATCTCGAGGTCGACCGTCTGGTGGCGCTCGCGGACCTGCTGGTGTGGGTCCTGGACCCTCAGAAGTACGCCGACGCCGCGATCCACGACCGCTACCTCGAGCCGTTGAAGACACACGACGAGGTCATGGTCGTGGTGCTCAACCACATCGACTCCGTGCCGGTGGAGCGTCGCCAGTCGATGATCGACGACGTCCGCCGGCTGCTCGACAACGACGGTCTCGCGAAGGTCCCGGTGATCGCGATCAGCGCCCGCGAGGGGATCGGTCTGGACGAGCTGCGGGCCGAGATCGGCCGCCGGGTCACGGAGAAGAAGATGACCCGGACGCGCCTCGAGGCCGACCTCCGGGCGGCCGCCGCCCGCCTCGACGAGGCGAGCGGCAGCGGTGCCCCCCGCACCCTGCCCGCCGCCCGCACGGCGTCGTTCGAGGAGGCGCTCGGCGAGGCCGCCGGCGTGCCCACGATCGTCGACGCCGTCGAGCGCTCCACCCGGATCCGGGCCACCCGGGCCACCGGCTGGCCGGCCGTGTCCTGGATCTCCGGGCTGCGGGGCGACCCGCTGAAGAAGCTCGAGCTCGACGTCGGCGACTCGGCGGGCCAGCTCGCCGGTCGCTCGACGGTGGCTCCGACCTCGGTCTCCGTGCAGCGCGCCCGGGTCGACACCGAGGTCCGCGCGTTCGCGGACGACGCGTCCGAGGGACTCGGTGCGCCCTGGGCGGCCGCGGTCCAGCGGGTCGCCGTCTCGCGCATCCCCGAGCTGGGCGACCGGCTCGACTCCGCGCTCGCGGCGACCGACCTGGGCGGCAACCGGCTGCCCGGCTGGGTCGGTCTCGTCCGGGTCCTGCAGTGGCTGCTCCTGCTCGGGGCGATCGGCTGCGGGGTGTGGGCGGTCCTCGCGGCCGCCGACGTCACCGCGGCCGCACCGGAGATCGGCGGCCTGTCGGTTCCGCTCGTCGCTGCGGTGGCGTGCCTGGTGGTCGGCATCGTGCTCGCCCTGGTCTGTCGCGGGGCCGTCGCCGGTGCGGCGCGCGAGCGCGCCGAGACGGTGCGCAAGCGTCTGGAGACCTCGATCTCCGAGGTCGCGACCGAGCTGGTCGTCCGCCCGGTCGAGCAGGAGCTGGCGGCCTACGGCGCGCTGCGCTCGGGGCTCGATCAGGCGCTGAAGTAG
- a CDS encoding GTPase domain-containing protein, which produces MTASQETAGSGAQMLTALVRLRGALQAAELPLDAPGVEEQRGSRSELVDQLEDYVIPRVMTVEAPLLVVVGGSTGAGKSTLVNSLVGRRVTEPGLLRPTTRSPVLVHHPADAAWFGQDRLLPDLRRVEHPTNDHDALQLVAADSIPPGLAILDAPDVDSVEEPNRVLAAQLLAAADMWLFVTSAARYADQVPWEHLKAAAQRSAAVAIVLDRTAADAVQTVSTHLARMLASRGLKDSPLFIVHEGPIDADGLLPADHVADIRAWLASLAVDPGARDGVVRQTLEGAIRSITRNTHPVADAVAGQVVELDALRSDVATAYDDAAAALATSSGDGTLLQGEVLARWEDFVGTGELLRSLEDKVGWLRERVVNAVKGKPQQAERVMVAIESGLENLILQESESTAAAIAARWRDRPAGAGVLAGSPELDRASRELRRTAERAVREWQQDVTELVRSAGAGQRTARFLAYGVQGLAVALMVTALDQSSTEPSSAAGRRLLEAVFGAGPATELVARARDTLEYRLGDLLEVERQRWTAVLDALPVNPDAAAQLRQAARRVDDVRFARAARSGEGAE; this is translated from the coding sequence ATGACAGCTTCCCAGGAGACCGCGGGCAGCGGCGCGCAGATGTTGACGGCACTGGTCCGTCTGCGCGGGGCGCTGCAGGCCGCCGAGCTGCCGCTCGACGCGCCCGGGGTCGAGGAGCAGCGCGGGTCGCGCTCGGAGCTGGTCGACCAGCTGGAGGACTACGTCATCCCGCGCGTGATGACGGTCGAGGCGCCGCTGCTCGTCGTCGTCGGCGGCTCCACCGGCGCCGGCAAGTCGACCCTCGTGAACTCGCTGGTGGGGCGCCGGGTCACCGAGCCGGGCCTGCTCCGGCCGACCACCCGGTCGCCGGTGCTGGTCCACCACCCCGCCGACGCCGCCTGGTTCGGCCAGGACCGGCTGCTCCCGGACCTGCGGCGCGTCGAGCACCCGACCAACGACCACGACGCCCTCCAGCTGGTGGCCGCCGACTCCATCCCTCCCGGGCTCGCGATCCTGGACGCACCCGACGTCGACTCGGTCGAGGAGCCCAACCGGGTCCTGGCCGCCCAGCTGCTGGCGGCGGCCGACATGTGGCTGTTCGTCACCTCCGCGGCCCGCTACGCCGACCAGGTGCCGTGGGAGCACCTCAAGGCCGCCGCGCAGCGCTCCGCGGCCGTCGCCATCGTCCTGGACCGCACCGCCGCGGACGCCGTCCAGACGGTCTCGACCCACCTGGCCCGGATGCTGGCCAGCCGGGGGTTGAAGGACTCGCCGCTGTTCATCGTCCACGAGGGACCCATCGACGCCGACGGCCTGCTCCCCGCCGACCACGTCGCCGACATCCGCGCCTGGCTGGCCTCCCTCGCCGTCGACCCCGGCGCCCGCGACGGGGTGGTCCGCCAGACGCTGGAGGGGGCCATCCGCTCCATCACACGGAACACCCACCCGGTGGCCGACGCGGTCGCCGGGCAGGTGGTCGAGCTCGACGCCCTCCGCTCGGACGTCGCGACGGCGTACGACGACGCAGCGGCCGCGCTCGCGACGAGCTCGGGCGACGGGACCCTGCTCCAGGGCGAGGTGCTGGCCCGGTGGGAGGACTTCGTCGGCACCGGCGAGCTGCTGCGCAGCCTCGAGGACAAGGTCGGCTGGCTGCGCGAGCGCGTCGTGAACGCGGTCAAGGGCAAGCCCCAGCAGGCCGAGCGGGTCATGGTCGCGATCGAGTCCGGGCTGGAGAACCTCATCCTGCAGGAGTCCGAGAGCACCGCCGCGGCGATCGCCGCGCGCTGGCGCGACCGGCCCGCGGGCGCCGGGGTGCTGGCCGGATCGCCCGAGCTCGACCGGGCCTCCCGCGAGCTCCGGCGTACGGCCGAGCGCGCCGTGCGCGAGTGGCAGCAGGACGTCACCGAGCTGGTCCGGAGCGCGGGTGCCGGCCAGCGCACCGCGCGGTTCCTGGCGTACGGCGTGCAGGGCCTGGCGGTGGCGCTGATGGTCACCGCGCTGGACCAGTCCTCGACCGAGCCGTCCTCGGCGGCCGGACGCCGGCTCCTCGAGGCCGTCTTCGGTGCGGGGCCGGCGACCGAGCTCGTGGCCCGGGCCCGCGACACCCTGGAGTACCGCCTCGGCGACCTCCTCGAGGTCGAGCGGCAGCGCTGGACCGCCGTGCTCGACGCTCTCCCGGTCAACCCGGACGCGGCCGCCCAGCTGCGCCAGGCGGCCCGTCGCGTCGACGACGTCCGCTTCGCCCGGGCCGCACGGAGCGGAGAGGGCGCCGAGTGA
- a CDS encoding PrsW family intramembrane metalloprotease, whose amino-acid sequence MPGARRDSIAFTVLVTVLVIGGAGVMLLVIALSGAPGTLLLATALAALPVVPLVCCYLWLDRYEPEPRRLLLMGLLWGGFVATAAAILIQGVGGLVAGFSEDASLAVVAPVTEELSKGAFLVLLLWWRRAELDGVLDGIVYAGMVGIGFAFTENILYLAAAYNGTDGTGPGGTEALTATFVIRCLFSPFAHPLFTTFIGIGVGIAVTSRSGAVRFLAPVLGYLVAVVTHGLWNGATIFGFGSFAVVYVVLMLPALAGLAWLAVWARRSERRMLAAALDDAARRGLIPGTDIGWVVDLRARRLARLHARQVAGPSAERAMRDYQQAAIELGFLHHRFLRGTAPPDFAVRGQDYVARIGAVRPFIAFPGQVVPTR is encoded by the coding sequence GTGCCAGGAGCCCGTCGAGACAGCATCGCCTTCACGGTCCTCGTGACCGTGCTGGTGATCGGTGGCGCGGGCGTGATGCTGCTGGTGATCGCGCTGTCGGGCGCACCGGGGACGTTGCTCCTGGCGACCGCGCTGGCGGCGCTGCCCGTCGTACCCCTGGTCTGCTGCTACCTCTGGCTCGACCGATACGAGCCGGAGCCGCGTCGGCTGCTGCTGATGGGGCTGCTGTGGGGCGGCTTCGTCGCCACCGCCGCCGCGATCCTGATCCAGGGTGTCGGCGGCCTGGTCGCCGGCTTCAGCGAGGACGCCAGCCTCGCCGTGGTGGCGCCGGTGACCGAGGAGCTCAGCAAGGGCGCGTTCCTGGTGCTGCTGCTCTGGTGGCGCCGGGCCGAGCTCGACGGCGTGCTCGACGGGATCGTGTACGCCGGCATGGTCGGCATCGGGTTCGCCTTCACCGAGAACATCCTCTACCTCGCCGCGGCGTACAACGGGACCGACGGCACCGGCCCCGGCGGCACCGAGGCGCTCACCGCGACCTTCGTCATCCGGTGCCTGTTCAGCCCGTTCGCGCACCCGCTGTTCACCACCTTCATCGGTATCGGGGTCGGGATCGCGGTGACCTCACGCAGCGGCGCGGTCCGTTTCCTCGCCCCGGTGCTCGGATACCTCGTCGCCGTGGTCACGCACGGGCTCTGGAACGGCGCCACGATCTTCGGGTTCGGCAGCTTCGCCGTGGTCTACGTCGTGCTGATGCTCCCCGCCCTGGCGGGCCTGGCCTGGCTGGCGGTGTGGGCGCGCCGGTCCGAGCGCCGCATGCTCGCGGCCGCCCTCGACGACGCCGCGCGACGGGGCCTGATCCCCGGCACCGACATCGGCTGGGTCGTCGACCTCCGGGCCCGGCGGCTCGCCCGCCTCCACGCCCGTCAGGTCGCCGGCCCGAGCGCCGAGCGCGCCATGCGCGACTACCAGCAGGCGGCCATCGAGCTCGGGTTCCTGCACCATCGCTTCCTGCGCGGGACAGCGCCGCCTGACTTCGCGGTCCGCGGACAGGACTACGTCGCGAGGATCGGGGCCGTTCGCCCGTTCATCGCCTTTCCCGGACAGGTGGTACCCACCCGATGA
- a CDS encoding TetR/AcrR family transcriptional regulator — protein MTAPPAELSPRRRALLDAALQVLAEQGLRGLTHRAVDRQASLPEGSCSAYLRTRKALLTALTEYVAASLADDVDAIASELAGLPHDVDTARKVGSVAQMFLGWLAHPEMLLARQELTIEATRDPDLAAVLETARTGLVDVVDGILRTRGKDHGPERAEWLVASLDGILLAALLKPTADRAGFLARALEQTLSSLALE, from the coding sequence ATGACCGCCCCGCCCGCCGAGCTCAGCCCGCGCCGTCGAGCACTGCTCGACGCTGCACTGCAGGTCCTCGCCGAGCAGGGGCTGCGCGGCCTCACCCACCGGGCCGTCGACCGGCAGGCGAGCCTCCCGGAGGGGTCGTGCTCGGCGTACCTGCGCACCCGCAAGGCGCTGCTCACCGCCCTCACCGAGTACGTCGCCGCGAGCCTCGCCGACGACGTCGACGCGATCGCCTCCGAGCTCGCGGGCCTGCCCCACGACGTCGACACCGCCCGCAAGGTCGGCAGCGTCGCCCAGATGTTCCTCGGCTGGCTGGCGCATCCCGAGATGCTGCTCGCCCGCCAGGAGCTCACCATCGAGGCCACCCGCGACCCCGACCTGGCGGCCGTGCTCGAGACGGCCCGCACCGGCCTCGTCGACGTCGTGGACGGCATCCTCCGGACCCGCGGGAAGGACCACGGCCCGGAGCGGGCCGAGTGGCTGGTCGCCTCCCTCGACGGCATCCTGCTGGCCGCGCTGCTCAAGCCGACGGCCGATCGCGCCGGATTTCTCGCCCGCGCCCTCGAGCAGACCCTGAGCTCCCTGGCGCTCGAGTGA
- the ettA gene encoding energy-dependent translational throttle protein EttA produces MAEYVFTLRNVRKAHGDKVVLDNVTLSFLHGAKIGVVGPNGTGKSSLFKIMAGLDKANNGDAILDPGATVGMLQQEPPLTEGKTVLENVEEAVAETKAKMARLDELYMLMGDPDADQDKVATEAGDLQTELDAANVWDLDSRLDQAMDALRCPPPDAIVDNLSGGERRRVALCKLLLQQPDLLLLDEPTNHLDAESVQWLEGHLKSYPGAVLAITHDRYFLDNVAEWILELDRGQTHPYEGNYSTYLETKRDRLKIEGQKDAKRAKMLEKELEWVRSNAKARQTKSKSRLARYEEMAAEADRMRKIDTSEINIPAGPRLGDVVLQAEKLTKGFEDRTLMENLSFSLPRAGIVGVIGPNGVGKTTLFRMITGGEQPDAGKLTVGQTVKLSYVDQSRGGIDPNKNVWEVVSDGLDFIKVANFEMNSRAYVASFGFKGPDQQKKAGVLSGGERNRLNLALTLKMGGNLLLLDEPTNDLDVETLSSLEDAILDFPGCAVVTSHDRWFLDRVATHILAWEGTDENPAEWFWFEGNFAAYEENKIERLGIEAARPHRVTHRRLTRD; encoded by the coding sequence ATGGCGGAATATGTCTTCACCCTGCGCAATGTGCGTAAGGCCCACGGCGACAAGGTCGTCCTCGACAACGTGACCCTGTCGTTCCTGCACGGAGCGAAGATCGGCGTGGTCGGCCCCAACGGCACCGGCAAGTCCTCGCTGTTCAAGATCATGGCCGGGCTCGACAAGGCCAACAACGGCGATGCGATCCTCGACCCCGGTGCCACGGTCGGGATGCTTCAGCAGGAGCCGCCGCTGACGGAGGGCAAGACCGTCCTCGAGAACGTCGAGGAGGCGGTCGCCGAGACGAAGGCCAAGATGGCCCGCCTCGACGAGCTCTACATGCTGATGGGCGATCCCGACGCAGACCAGGACAAGGTCGCGACCGAGGCCGGCGATCTCCAGACCGAGCTCGACGCCGCCAACGTCTGGGACCTGGACAGTCGACTGGACCAGGCGATGGACGCGCTGCGGTGTCCGCCGCCGGACGCGATCGTCGACAACCTGTCCGGTGGCGAGCGTCGTCGGGTCGCGCTGTGCAAGCTGCTGCTCCAGCAGCCCGACCTGCTGCTGCTCGACGAGCCCACCAACCACCTGGACGCGGAGTCGGTCCAGTGGCTCGAGGGCCACCTCAAGAGCTACCCGGGTGCCGTGCTGGCCATCACCCACGACCGTTACTTCCTCGACAACGTCGCCGAGTGGATCCTCGAGCTCGACCGCGGCCAGACCCACCCCTACGAGGGCAACTACTCGACCTACCTCGAGACCAAGCGCGACCGGCTCAAGATCGAGGGGCAGAAGGACGCCAAGCGCGCCAAGATGCTCGAGAAGGAGCTGGAGTGGGTCCGCTCCAACGCCAAGGCCCGCCAGACCAAGAGCAAGTCCCGGCTGGCGCGCTACGAGGAGATGGCGGCCGAGGCCGACCGGATGCGCAAGATCGACACCTCCGAGATCAACATCCCGGCCGGTCCCCGGCTCGGTGACGTGGTGCTCCAGGCCGAGAAGCTCACCAAGGGCTTCGAGGACCGCACCCTCATGGAGAACCTGTCGTTCTCGCTGCCGCGAGCCGGCATCGTCGGTGTCATCGGCCCCAACGGCGTCGGCAAGACCACGCTGTTCCGGATGATCACCGGGGGTGAGCAGCCCGACGCCGGCAAGCTCACCGTCGGCCAGACCGTCAAGCTGTCGTACGTCGACCAGAGCCGTGGCGGCATCGACCCCAACAAGAACGTCTGGGAGGTCGTCTCCGACGGGCTCGACTTCATCAAGGTCGCCAACTTCGAGATGAACTCCCGCGCCTACGTCGCGTCGTTCGGCTTCAAGGGCCCCGACCAGCAGAAGAAGGCGGGCGTCCTCTCCGGTGGAGAGCGCAACCGCCTCAACCTGGCGCTGACCCTGAAGATGGGCGGCAACCTGCTGCTGCTCGACGAGCCCACCAACGACCTCGACGTCGAGACCCTGTCGTCGCTCGAGGACGCGATCCTCGACTTCCCGGGCTGCGCCGTGGTCACCTCCCACGACCGGTGGTTCCTCGACCGGGTCGCCACCCACATCCTCGCCTGGGAGGGCACCGACGAGAACCCCGCGGAGTGGTTCTGGTTCGAGGGCAACTTCGCGGCCTACGAGGAGAACAAGATCGAGCGGCTCGGCATCGAAGCGGCTCGCCCGCACCGGGTCACCCACCGGCGGCTCACGCGGGACTGA
- a CDS encoding globin, whose protein sequence is MSTFYDEIGGLDTISLIVSTFYQGVADDEVLRPLYPEQDLGPAEERFRDFLVQYWGGPSTYSEQRGHPRLRMRHAPFAVTPETKDHWLMHFRAGLDAADLTPEQDAQFWDYVTHAAQFMVNSLE, encoded by the coding sequence GTGAGCACCTTCTACGACGAGATCGGCGGCCTCGACACGATCAGTCTCATCGTGTCGACCTTCTACCAGGGCGTCGCGGACGACGAGGTGCTGCGGCCGTTGTACCCCGAGCAGGACCTCGGTCCGGCCGAGGAGCGGTTCCGCGACTTCCTGGTGCAGTACTGGGGCGGGCCCTCGACGTACTCCGAGCAGCGCGGGCACCCGCGGCTGCGGATGCGGCACGCGCCGTTCGCGGTCACCCCGGAGACCAAGGACCACTGGCTGATGCACTTCCGCGCGGGCCTGGACGCTGCCGACCTGACCCCCGAGCAGGACGCGCAGTTCTGGGACTACGTGACGCACGCCGCCCAGTTCATGGTCAACAGCCTGGAGTAG
- a CDS encoding OsmC family peroxiredoxin, which produces MPTTRQATTNWEGTLFEGSGKVTLESSGIGTYDVSWPSRAEAANGKTSPEELIAAAHSSCFSMAFSNGLAKNDTPATSLKTTAEVELTPGTGITGIKLTVVGTVEGITEEKFVELATAAKEGCPVSQALAGTTITLAASLAS; this is translated from the coding sequence ATGCCCACCACCCGTCAGGCGACCACGAACTGGGAAGGCACCCTCTTCGAGGGCTCCGGCAAGGTCACGCTCGAGTCGTCCGGGATCGGCACGTACGACGTGTCGTGGCCCTCGCGCGCCGAGGCCGCGAACGGCAAGACCAGCCCCGAGGAGCTGATCGCCGCCGCGCACTCGTCGTGCTTCTCGATGGCCTTCTCCAACGGTCTGGCCAAGAACGACACCCCGGCCACCTCGCTGAAGACCACCGCCGAGGTCGAGCTGACCCCCGGCACCGGCATCACCGGCATCAAGCTCACGGTCGTCGGCACCGTCGAGGGCATCACCGAGGAGAAGTTCGTCGAGCTCGCGACGGCCGCCAAGGAGGGCTGCCCGGTCAGCCAGGCGCTCGCCGGCACCACCATCACCCTGGCCGCCTCGCTCGCCTCCTGA
- a CDS encoding acetyl-CoA C-acetyltransferase, with product MPEAVIVSAARSPIGRANKGSLKDLRPDDLSATIIQAALDKIPGLDPSTIDDHYLGCGLPGGESGNNMARIVNVLLGLDGVPGATITRYCSSSVQTSRMAFHAIKAGEGDIFISAGVEMVSRFAKGTSDHWPDTKNPLFATAEARTKATAAGDGSTTPDWHDPREDGVLPDAYIAMGQTAENVAKLRGLSRHELDEFGVRSQNLAEKAIASGFWEREITPVTTPDGTVVSKDDGPRAGVTIEAASQLKPVFRPDGVVTAANCCPLNDGAAAVVIMSDTKAAELGLTPLARIVSTGVSGLSPEIMGLGPVEATRNALKYAGMSIGDIDLVEINEAFAAQVVPSYQDLGIDLDRLNVNGGAIAVGHPFGMTGARLQNTMLNSLDWHDKSTGLITMCVGGGQGMAMILERV from the coding sequence ATGCCCGAGGCAGTCATCGTTTCCGCCGCCCGCTCGCCGATCGGACGCGCGAACAAGGGGTCGCTGAAGGACCTGCGGCCCGACGACCTGTCCGCGACGATCATCCAGGCCGCGCTCGACAAGATCCCCGGGCTCGACCCGAGCACGATCGACGACCACTACCTCGGCTGCGGTCTGCCGGGCGGCGAGTCCGGCAACAACATGGCCCGCATCGTCAACGTGCTGCTGGGTCTCGACGGCGTCCCGGGCGCGACCATCACCCGCTACTGCTCCTCGTCGGTGCAGACCTCGCGGATGGCCTTCCACGCGATCAAGGCCGGCGAGGGAGACATCTTCATCTCCGCCGGCGTCGAGATGGTCTCCCGCTTCGCCAAGGGCACCTCGGACCACTGGCCCGACACGAAGAACCCGCTCTTCGCCACCGCCGAGGCGCGGACCAAGGCGACCGCGGCGGGCGACGGCAGCACCACCCCCGACTGGCACGACCCCCGCGAGGACGGCGTCCTCCCCGACGCCTACATCGCGATGGGCCAGACGGCCGAGAACGTCGCCAAGCTGCGCGGGCTGTCTCGCCACGAGCTCGACGAGTTCGGCGTCCGCTCCCAGAACCTCGCCGAGAAGGCCATCGCCTCCGGCTTCTGGGAGCGCGAGATCACCCCGGTCACCACCCCCGACGGCACCGTCGTCAGCAAGGACGACGGCCCGCGCGCCGGCGTGACGATCGAGGCCGCCAGCCAGCTCAAGCCGGTCTTCCGCCCCGACGGCGTCGTGACCGCGGCCAACTGCTGCCCGCTCAACGACGGCGCCGCCGCCGTCGTCATCATGTCCGACACGAAGGCCGCCGAGCTCGGGCTGACCCCGCTCGCCCGGATCGTCTCCACCGGCGTCTCGGGCCTCTCCCCCGAGATCATGGGCCTCGGCCCGGTCGAGGCCACCCGGAACGCGCTCAAGTACGCCGGCATGAGCATCGGCGACATCGACCTGGTCGAGATCAACGAGGCGTTCGCCGCCCAGGTGGTGCCGTCCTACCAGGACCTCGGCATCGACCTCGACCGGCTCAACGTCAACGGCGGCGCGATCGCCGTCGGGCACCCGTTCGGCATGACCGGCGCCCGGCTGCAGAACACCATGCTCAACAGCCTCGACTGGCACGACAAGTCCACCGGCCTGATCACCATGTGCGTCGGCGGCGGCCAGGGCATGGCGATGATCCTCGAGCGCGTGTGA
- a CDS encoding single-stranded DNA-binding protein, with translation MTDTFVTLHGWLGGDVQVRQAGDAQVASFRLACTPRRYSRRTESWSNGPTQWYSVNAWRVLGENCRDSLHRGDPVVVHGRLEPQVWINNAGVEVTTLVVEASSVGHDLNRGVSGFTKTVRGESVGARSGAESEVSSEAQQHDGGDAREEPAATAA, from the coding sequence ATGACCGACACCTTCGTGACATTGCACGGCTGGCTCGGCGGCGACGTCCAGGTCCGGCAGGCCGGCGACGCCCAGGTCGCGAGCTTCCGGCTCGCCTGCACCCCGCGCCGCTACAGCCGGCGCACCGAGAGCTGGAGCAACGGCCCCACCCAGTGGTACTCCGTGAACGCCTGGCGGGTGCTCGGGGAGAACTGCCGCGACTCGCTGCACCGCGGCGACCCGGTCGTCGTGCACGGCCGCCTCGAGCCCCAGGTGTGGATCAACAACGCGGGCGTCGAGGTCACCACGCTCGTCGTCGAGGCGAGCAGCGTCGGCCACGACCTCAACCGCGGCGTCAGCGGGTTCACCAAGACCGTCCGAGGGGAGTCGGTCGGTGCCCGGTCCGGTGCCGAGTCTGAGGTCTCGTCTGAGGCCCAGCAGCACGATGGCGGCGACGCTCGCGAGGAGCCGGCCGCGACCGCGGCCTGA
- a CDS encoding thioesterase family protein, which translates to MRHTYECPLRWADLDLLGHVNNVVYVDYLQEARVDMLRTHRPTRPAGELVDGLVVVRHEVQYLLPLTFRFRPVTIECWVTEIRAASFTMAYEIFDADPEHPRGRRVYVRANTVLTPYVFSEERPRRLSRDERTLLADFLEPTEPVARPEPTPMRTSETGHYPVAVRFSDVDAYGHVNNVKYFEFLQEARISLMSRLWGDAWAAAGRAQVVVAQMDVDYRVPILFRPEPYDAWTWISHVGRTSTVVESEIRDGSVVLARARVVLVFFDPSTQRPTVPEPAVRGPLVAFAATES; encoded by the coding sequence GTGCGCCATACGTACGAGTGCCCCCTGCGGTGGGCCGACCTGGACCTCCTCGGACACGTCAACAACGTCGTGTACGTCGACTACCTCCAAGAGGCCCGCGTCGACATGCTGCGCACCCACCGGCCGACTCGTCCGGCCGGGGAGCTGGTCGACGGGCTGGTCGTCGTACGCCACGAGGTGCAGTACCTCCTCCCGCTGACGTTCCGGTTCCGTCCGGTCACCATCGAGTGCTGGGTGACCGAGATCCGGGCCGCGTCGTTCACGATGGCCTACGAGATCTTCGACGCCGACCCCGAGCACCCGAGGGGACGGCGGGTCTACGTCCGGGCGAACACGGTGCTCACGCCGTACGTGTTCTCCGAGGAGCGGCCGCGGCGCCTGAGCCGGGACGAGCGGACGTTGCTGGCCGACTTCCTCGAGCCCACCGAGCCGGTGGCGCGGCCCGAGCCGACGCCGATGCGCACCAGCGAGACGGGGCACTACCCGGTCGCGGTCCGGTTCTCCGACGTCGACGCCTACGGCCACGTCAACAACGTGAAGTACTTCGAGTTCCTCCAGGAGGCCCGGATCTCCCTGATGTCGCGGCTGTGGGGCGACGCCTGGGCCGCCGCCGGCCGCGCACAGGTGGTGGTCGCGCAGATGGACGTCGACTACCGGGTGCCGATCCTCTTCCGGCCCGAGCCGTACGACGCCTGGACCTGGATCTCCCACGTCGGCCGGACCTCGACGGTGGTCGAGTCGGAGATCCGCGACGGCTCGGTCGTCCTCGCCCGGGCCCGGGTCGTGCTGGTCTTCTTCGACCCCTCCACCCAGCGACCCACGGTCCCCGAGCCGGCAGTGCGCGGACCGCTGGTCGCCTTCGCCGCCACGGAGTCCTGA
- a CDS encoding MarR family transcriptional regulator, with translation MADAAASSGTRWLDDQEQRSWRAYLMGTTLLLDRLDDDLRRTFDLSLVEYEILVRLSEREGRMRMAQLADALAHSRSRVTHTVSRMERAGLVRRTNSPEDGRGIICGLTPQGHELLERAAHVHVAGVRAHLVDLVADEDFAALGRVMDAVSDNLVAGHPEMELR, from the coding sequence GTGGCAGACGCAGCGGCGAGCTCGGGGACCCGGTGGCTCGATGATCAGGAGCAGCGCTCCTGGCGCGCCTACCTGATGGGCACCACGCTGCTCCTGGACCGCCTCGACGACGACCTGCGCCGCACCTTCGACCTCTCGCTCGTCGAGTACGAGATCCTGGTCCGGCTCTCCGAGCGGGAGGGCCGGATGCGGATGGCGCAGCTCGCCGACGCCCTCGCCCACAGCCGCAGCCGGGTCACCCACACGGTGAGCCGGATGGAGCGCGCGGGCCTGGTGCGCCGTACCAACTCGCCGGAGGACGGCCGCGGGATCATCTGCGGCCTGACGCCGCAGGGCCACGAGCTGCTCGAGCGGGCCGCGCACGTCCACGTGGCCGGAGTCCGGGCCCACCTCGTCGATCTGGTCGCCGACGAGGACTTCGCCGCCCTCGGCCGGGTCATGGACGCCGTGTCGGACAACCTCGTCGCCGGCCACCCCGAGATGGAGCTGAGGTAG